The Larimichthys crocea isolate SSNF chromosome I, L_crocea_2.0, whole genome shotgun sequence genomic interval TGTGGGAGCAATCTGTAGCAATACTTAAGCAGGGATGAAGGccacaatgttttttctttcattgtagCTTCCGTATTGTTCTCTGTCATATACAGTATGCTATAATAAGCCAATCTGTCAAAGTGGAAAGGCATCTAAACAAAGGTGACTAAACATATTTTAGTAAATGTGTCTGCACATAACATCATGTTTCACTGCAAGATGATGCATTTAATTTCCAGCACCACATGataaacaaatcaatatataaaacaacagAATTAAGGTGAAAATGAAGTACAAACTATATCAGGATGCTATGCCATGAAAAAATATGTATCTGACACAGTTTACCttacaaaaaacacataaagcTGCAAAAGTGCATAGATTCAGGTACAACCCTGTATAAAGCATGCGAAAGACCAACAacagtgtttgactgtgtgCAGTAAGTATATAGAACAGCATCAACCTTACATAATATTTCAGTATTATTCCATATATTTCTGAGTAGGTGATGGTTGGGTCAGTAGAAAGTCCTATTACCGCTGATACAACTTTTAATACTTATACCCACATACAACTATTTATAACCTTAAAAGTGTTGACTATTTTTATAAGAATAGCATCAGACTGGGAATACCTTTCAGTGAGTATCAGAGCTAAACAGAACTAAAGTGttgatgaaaacagacaaacatcatgGAAACAATAGTTTTAAAGAAGCATGGAAGAGGCTGATCTCACCTCTGTGAGCAAATTCTCTGACTCTGTTTTATGTCTTGGCACTGTCCTGGTGGCATTATGGTCAACACTCAGAGTGCTCTGACTGAAGGGACGGGAGCACTTTATATCACTCTTCCGGGAGTCAGTAGTTCCGTACACCTCATAACTGAATCCCTGCTTCAAGGTACCGGTACCTCCCACGTCTGCGTAAAGGGGCGGGTAATATGGAATAACAGGAAGATTTCCACTAGATTTGTAAAACAGGTGCTCACGTCTCCATCTGTagattttcactgatataataacCACTAAACACGTGACAAAAAGGAAGGAAACTACAGCCAAAGCCAGCACTAAGTAAAAAGTCAGGTTGTCATTGTACTCCTTGTCGTGTGTAAAGTCAGTGAACTCCGACAGCACTTCAGGGAAGCTGTCCGCCACCGCCACGTTAACAATGACTGTAGCTGAACGAGAGGGCTGCCCGTTGTCCTCCACTATaacagtcagtctttgtttcacagcatctttATCAGTGACTTGGCGGATAGTTCTTATTTCTCCATTCTGTAAGCCCACTTCAAACAGCGCCCTGTCTGTGGCTTTCTGCAGTTTATAGGAGAGCCAGGCATTCTGTCCAGAGTCCACATCAACAGCCACCACTTTAGTGACCAGATAGCCCACATCTGCTGAACGAGGCACCATTTCATCCACCAGAGAGCCACCAGTCTGGACTGGATACAGAACCTGAGGAGGGTTGTCGTTCTGGTCTTGGATCATTATTTTCACAGTGACATTACtactgagtggaggagagcctCCATCCTGTGCTTTGACGCGAATATGgaactcttttttttgctcataGTCAAAGGAACGCAAAGCAAGTATCTCTCCACTCTCTGCATTCACTGAAAAATAGGCTGAGGTTGGCATCCCATTCATTTGGCTATCTTCAAGGAAATAAGAAATGCGGGCATTATTCCCAGAGTCTTTGTCACTGGCTTTGACAGAGAGGAGTGACACGCCAGGTGAATTATTTTCAGTGATGAAAGCGGTCAGAAATGGCTGTGGGAATATTGGGGCGTGGTCGTTTACATCCGATAGTCTTAAATTAATAGTCTTGTTAGTAGAATGAGGAGGGGAGCCCTCATCCattgctgttattgttatgttGTATTCCGGAATTGATTCACGGTCCAAAACGTCGTCAGACATCAGGCTATAAAAATTAGTTGATGATGACTTGATTTTGAAAGGTAAATCTGGACTAATAAAACACTTGACTTGGCCATTTCTACCAGAGTCCAAGTCTTTGATGTTGAGCATTGCTATCACGGTATCTGGAGCCGAATCCTCTGGTATTGAATTGGAGAGTGAAATTACGCTTATGACAGGGGCATTATCATTTAGGTCGGTCACCTCAATTAGGACTTTACTTGTGTCTGTCAATCCCCCTTTGTCTTTAGCTTCGACATCTATTTCATAATGTTTAGCTTTTTCGTAATCTAACACACCAATTACTGCGATTTCTCCAGTTTGAGAATCCATATTAAAAAGGGATGACGCACTATCGGTGTGTTGGGAGAACGAATACACCACCTCTTCGTTTGCTCCTTTATCATTATCAGTGGCACTGACTGTTAAAATAACAGTGCCCCGAGACGCGTTTTCAGGAACTGTTActctgtaaacagactgactgaacACTGGTGCATTGTCATTTGCATCCAAAACAACgatatttattttgacagaacCAGATTTCTGAGGATTACCACCGTCAAAGGCTGTCAGAGTTAATTTAtgctcttcttgtttttctctgtccagAGACGTGTGAAGAACCATCTCAATATATTTTGTTCCGTCAGGCCGAGAGACAACATTCAATTTGAAATTATCTGTAGGGTTGAGTTTGTATGTTTGAATGCTATTTAGTGCTACATCGGGGTCTCTGGCACTCTCAAGCGAATACCGAGCCCCTGGTGAAGCAGATTCAATAACCTGGAAATTGTATTCCTTTTTCGAAAAAAACGGAGCATTATCATTAATATCTGTAATCTCTACATCAATTCGATGTAACTCCATCGGATTTTCTACGATGATTTGGAAATGAAGAGAGCAGGGAGACACTTGCTTGCACAATTCCTCTCTGTCTATCCTTTTAGCCACTACCAGAGTTCCCTTTTCTGCATTTAGACCAATGTACTCACTACCGTCCTCAGTAAATATCCTTGCCCGCCCAGATTTCAGCCGCTTAACATCCAAGCCTAGGTCCTGTATGATATTCCCGACAACAGAGCCTGTCGACATCTCCTCTGGTATAGAATAACGGACCTGTCCGAGAGCCATGTCTGCGACACAAATGCAAAGAAGCAGCGGCAACCATGAGCCGGATTTTTTTCCGGCTACACAACAAAGAACACCCGTCATGTTGAGAGCCTTAAAGTCCGAACggaaaaacaagaacactgtCTCAATCCGACCAAATATTTGATCACGAGCTCATTACAGTGTGCTGGGCGGCTGGTGTTCTCAGGCTACATTTCCGATTAAAGAAAGGTTCAAGAAcgcagacagaggagggaggactTCACTCAGGAAAGGGTCTTATTTTCCTCACACTAACCAACAGCGGCACGTAGAGACGAAAAAAGAAATAGCACAAATAGCTATATATTGTAAACAAGGAATGACATGAGagtaagatagatagatagatagatagatagatagatagatagatagatagatagatagatagatagatagatagatagatgcctatattctgtgtctctgtccatgGTACTGAATATTAGAAGTGGTTTGCTTCCACGATAAATTCTAACCTCTAGAGGAGAGTCTGGTTCATCCAGGATGCTCTTCTCACTCTGTATCCGCTGCATCGTCCCTGTAGAACTGGGGTCCATTATCAGCACGTTCTGACTACCAGCTCTGCCGAACTTACAGTCACTCTTTCTGGAGTCAGTCGTCCTGCACACCTCGTAGTTGTACACGTGTGGGAGAGTCCCTGTCCCCAAAGTGTCTGAGTAACGTGGTGGATAATATGGAATCACAGGGAGGTTGGAGTGATACAGGATGCGagactgtctccatctgtagattttcactgatataataaccactaaacacgtgatgaagaggaaggaaactacAGCCAAAGCCAGCACTAAGTAAAAAGTCAGGTTGTCATTGTACTCCTTGTCGTGTGTAAAGTCAGTGAACTCCGACAGCACTTCAGGGAAGCTGTCCGCCACCGCCACGTTAACAATGACTGTAGCTGAACGAGAGGGCTGCCCGTTGTCCTCCACTATaacagtcagtctttgtttcacagcatctttATCAGTGACTTGGCGGATAGTTCTTATTTCTCCATTCTGTAAGCCCACTTCAAACAGCGCCCTGTCTGTGGCTTTCTGCAGTTTATAGGAGAGCCAGGCATTCTGTCCAGAGTCCACATCAACAGCCACCACTTTAGTGACCAGATAGCCCACATCTGCTGAACGAGGCACCATTTCATCCACCAGAGAGCCACCAGTCTGGACTGGGTACAGAACCTGAGGAGGGTTGTCGTTGCGGTCCTGGATCagtattttcacagtcacattactactgagtggaggagagcctCCATCTTGAGCTCTGACGCGAAACTGGAAATCTTTGATCTGCTCGTAGTCAAAAGAGCGCACTGCATGGATGACTCCACTATCAGCACTAACGGACACATATGAGGAGACTGGCACTCCGTTAAGAGAGGAGTCCTCCAGTATGTAAGAAACACGCGCATTCTGGTTCCAGTCAGCGTCTCTGGCTTTCACTGTGAATATAGAGAGACCTGGTGTGTTATTTTCTACAATGTAGGCCTCATATGAGCTCCTCTCAAAGACAGGCGCGTTGTCATTCACGTCAGATATCTGTAAGGTGAGAGTGACGCTGCTGGAGAGGGAGGGCACTCCCTCATCAGAGCAGGTTACAGTCATATTATACTGAGAGGCTGTTTCTCTGTCTAATTCACTGTCTGTCATTAAATTATAGAAATTATTGGTTGTAGACTTCATCACAAAAGGAATATTATCATTTATACTGCACAGGATCTTTCCGTTTTCACCTGAGTCTGCGTCCTCAATATTTATCATTGTCACAACAGTACCTGGTTTAGCATCCTCTGATATCACGTTTGATTTGGACATTATATGGATATCGGGTTTATTGTCATTCATGTCAATGACGTCTATCACCACCTTACAAGAGTCAACTAGTCCTCCATCATCACTTGCACGAATGTTTATTTGAAACGTTCGAGCCTTTTCGTAGTCAACATTTCCTTTGAGTCTAATTTCACCACTTTCTTCAGTCACTTCAAATAATCCACGGGCATGATCTAACATACTTGAAATTGAATAAGTTATTCTACCATTAGATCCATGATCAGCATCTGTCGCAGTTACTGTCACTACAACTGTTCCTACTGGTGCATTTTCGTTTATAGAGGCTTTATAAACAGGTTGCGTAAAGACAGGAGCATTATCATTCGCGTCTAAAACAGTGATTACAATCTGCATTGTTCCTGACATCTGCGGCTCTCCTCCATCCACCGCTGTCAAAACTAAGGAAAggtgttcatttttttctctgtcaagAGGTTTCTCTAAGACCATTTCGACGTTTTTTGTCCCATCTGCCTGATCATGTAGTTTAACAACAAAATTATCTGTCGGTTCGAGTTTATATGTTTGCAATCCATTTGAGCCTACATCAGGATCAACTGCCCGGTCTAATATGAATTTAGCCCCGCTAACAGCAGATTCGAGAATTTTAAATTTGACATCGCTCTTTTCGAAGGATGGAGGGTTATCATTGATATCCGTGATCTCAATGGTCACACTGTAAAATTCCATCGGATTCtctaaaataatctgaaaatgCAAAGCGCAAGGCGTCGTTTGTCCACAGAGCGCCTCTCTGTCTATCCTGTCTTTGATGAGGAGGACTCCTCTTTCCTTATTCAACTCAATATATCCGTCACTGTCTCGAGTGAAAATACGAGCTTTACCAGATTTTAGTCTTTTTACATCTAAGCCAAAATCTCTTGCCATGTTGCCAACGAGAGAACCTTTCGGCATTTCTTCAGGAATGGAGTAGCTGACCTGTCCGAGCACCGAGCGAAGAGAGAGAACCgagaaaaacaacagtacttgCCGCCTCATTGTTCTGTCCGACGTTACGCCAGTGTAAACCAAGTAAGGCTTTTGGATTTTTGCTCTTAAATTTTTCCAGTCAGCGCcgtttttaaaacatattcccAAAGTAAAAGAAGTGTTTCTGTTCTGTATGTCCGATAAATCCCAGACGGTGTGCTtcgcttctctctctttctctgtctaaaataaagaaatgatggGAGGTACAATGAGTCTGCGGTAAATCTAATACAGACTAGCCAACAGCGGCACTCTGAGTTCATGTAGTAACATTGCATGTGAAACGTGTAACACCCAATGATATGCCTAAATTAagaatgaaaaaacagaaaataaaaacacttcgTCTGTGAGTGGGCAGTACTGCTTGATACTACACCTACAGCAACAGATTAATAAAATGGCGCCTAACATGAGATGCAAATGTTGTGAAAGCTTAGTTGCCAAGTTAAAGAGAGACGGGAAATGTAACTGGAAACAATTTACGGTATTGGAATAAGTAACTTTGTCGCTGTCCAGGgtcctgaaaataagaagtatGTGGTTTAAAGCGTGACTTCAAAGTAGCAACAGATAGCTAGTACAGTCTAACCTCGAGAGGAGAGTCTGGTTCATCCAGGATGCTCTTCTCACTCTGTATCCGCTGCATCGTCCCTGTAGAACTGGGGTCCATTATCAGCACGTTCTGACTACCAGCTCTGCCGAACTTACAGTCACTCTTTCTGGAGTCAGTCGTCCTGCACACCTCGTAGTTGTACACGTGTGGGAGAGTCCCTGTCCCCAAAGTGTCTGAGTAACGTGGTGGATAATATGGAATCACAGGGAGGTTGGAGTGATACAGGATGCGagactgtctccatctgtaGATTTTCACTGATACAATAACCACTAAACacgtgatgaagaggaaggaaactacAGCCAAAGCCAGCACTAAGTAAAAAGTCAGGTTGTCATTGTACTCCTTGTCGTGCGTAAAGTCAGTGAACTCCGACAGCACTTCAGGGAAGCTGTCCGCCACCGCCACGTTAACAATGACTGTAGCTGAACGAGAGGGCTGCCCGTTGTCCTCCACTATaacagtcagtctttgtttcacagcatctttATCAGTGACTTGGCGGATAGTTCTTATTTCTCCATTCTGTAAGCCCACTTCAAACAGCGCCCTGTCTGTGGCTTTCTGCAGTTTATAGGAGAGCCAGGCATTCTGTCCAGAGTCCACATCAACAGCCACCACTTTAGTGACCAGATAGCCCACATCTGCTGAACGAGGCACCATTTCATCCACCAGAGAGCCGCCAGTCTGGACTGGGTACAGAACTTGAGGAGGGTTATCGTTCTGGTCCTGGATCagtattttcacagtcacattactactgagtggaggagagcctCCATCTTGTGCTTTAACTCGGAAGTGGAAATCTTTGATCTGCTCGTAGTCAAAAGAGCGCACTGCATGGATGACTCCACTATCAGCACTAACGGACACATATGAGGAGACTGGCACTCCGTTAACAGAGGAGTCCTCCAGTATGTAAGAAACACGCGCATTCTGGTTCCAGTCAGCGTCTCTGGCTTTCACTGTGAATATAGAGAGACctggtgtgttgttttctacaaTGTAGGCCTCATATGAGCTCCTCTCAAAGACAGGCGCgttgtcattcacatcagaGATCTGTAAGGTGAGAGTGACGCTGCTGGAGAGGGAGGGCACTCCCTCATCAGAGCAGGTCACTGTGATATTATATTGAGACGCGATCTCTCTGTCTAATTCACTGTATGTTGTTAAACTAAAGAAATTACTGGACGTTGACGAAATTGTGAATGGAATGTTCTCGTTAATATAACACTGAACTTTTCCATTTTTACCCGAGTCTGGATCTTGAATATTTATCATCGTCACAACAGTGCCCGGCTGAATGTCTTCTTTTATTGCACTGGACTTTGACATAACATTTATTGCAGGTATATTGTCATTTGTGTCAGTTATTTCAATCATAATTTTACATGAGTCAGTTAATCCTCCTTCATCACTGGCTTGGACGTGTATTTGATATTGGCGCTTTTTTTCAAAGTCAGCGTTGCCGATTAGTGTAACCTCGCCGGTCTCTCGGTTTATCCCAAATAACTCCGAAATATTGTCGAGTAGGTTTAGTATAGCATAAGATATTTTGCCATTCGAACCTTCATCTAAGTCAGAAGCACTAACAATTACTACTTGCGTACCTGAAGGCGAGTTTTCTCTTATGGTGGACTTGTACATTTTCTGCGTAAAAACTGGAGCATTATCATTGCTATCTAGCACAGTGATGTGTATCTGAACGGTCCCCGAGAGCTGTGGCTCACCGCCGTCTACTGCAGTCAGCACAAGAGACAAACGATCTTCCTTTTCCCGATCTAAAGGTTTTTGTAAAACCATTTCCACCATCTTGCTTCCATCCGCTTGATTTTGCAGCCTCAAAGCAAAGTTATCGGTTGGTTTTAACAAATAACTCTGAAGGTTATTCACGCCGACATCCAGATCTACTGCTTGTTGCAACAAGAACACCGTCCCTGTAACAATTGACTCACTTATTGTGAATTTCATTTCACCTCTTTTAAAAATCGGGGCGTTGTCATTAATGTCTGTAACCTCGACGGTGATGCTATAAAACTCCATTGGATTCTCTAAAATAACCTGGAAATGCAAAGCGCAGGGCGCCGTTTGTGCGCAGATCGTCTCTCTATCTATTCTGTCTTTGACGAGGAGgactcctctctctttattcaACTCGATGTACTCTGCACTGTCTCCCGTATAAATACGAGCCTTTCCTGATTTTAATCGTTTCACATCCAAACCCAAATCTTGCGCAACATCACCCACGAAAGAGCCTTTCGGCATTTCCTCTGGGATGGAGTAGCTGACCTGCCCAATCACTGAACTAAACGAGAGAACCGAGATAAACAGCAGCACTTGCCATCTCATTGTTCTGTCCGTCATGTTCCTGTAAAATGAACCGCGTTATATTCCTGTAAAAACGAGTATTTTCCTTAGAGATAATCCTTTTTATGTCCTCTTGTAGTATATAATCACCAGTTAGATCAAAAATTACAAAAGTGAAATGATATTATCCGTCCAACTGACCGATGAGAGCTCGGATTTTCCTATTCTGTACTGTTCCGTGAGTCTTTCTctcgttgtctgtctgaaatgatGGGGGAGGTACTGCTGATTTCTTCATCTTAACTAACACAGACTGGCCAACAGCGGCCCTAAGAGTCCATCATGCTGAACTACAGAATACTGTGTAAGATGGAGAATGATCAATGTTTCCGATATAGTGTGCTTACATTCAGGTTTTTGTCTATTTAACAATGAATattgatatgaaaaaaatatatatttttacttttgttcaGGAAAATGTAACAGGGACTGGAAGATTAACTgcataaaatgaagaaagaatgacagaaaaataacaactaGGCTTTTGTTAATTAAGTAAACAAGTAAAATCATGtttccatgacacacacacacacacacacacacacacacacacaaacaaaagctcGTGCAACCAATTCTGTCCATAGCCTATCCTCACAAGTGTATAATTTAAAACCCTCAGAAATCAAAATGATCAAGATCATTCTTTAAATGTATCACTCAATAATTTATCAATGACCAGTCAGCCTAAAATATAAAGCTCTTGGTAAATGCTGCACAGAAAAGCAGATGACATAACaactaaatatgaaaaaagtaCAGTGAGTTTTAATGCTCctacaaacaagaaaatgaacataAGTCAACTGAGTAACAATGAATCACTGGCTGCAAAGTGTTCTCAAGTCAGTCCATTGCAGCTAGATGTACATGTGTACAAGCCAACCATCCACATTGTTGCTCCATAACATGAAGCAAACAAATGCCAAAGAAAcataaaagtacatttaaaagtaaagagaaaaaaaaaatcatatgctCTATGGACAATACAATATTGTGTGCCTGCAAAGTTATAAAATACCTTTGAGATTAAAAAGGCAGTGAAAAAAGGTAGACAGAACATGGTCCTGAACTGAGTGAAAAAGtgctaaatgttttttgtaatgaaaaaaatgttttttaaatgaaaacatatcatattctatgtttttgtaataaaactccataaaaaacaaatatgtagagaCAAGCACAAGTGTCCAGAAATTGACTGATTAATATTCAAGTAAAATACCATGATCACAATGTTCAAGAAGTACCAACACAATTAACTAGAGgggaagagaaataaaagctttcaaAATCAACTAACCTGCATGCAAGTTTACACAGAGTATGACATGGACATTTGCTGTAAGGAACCACTGCCGAATACCAAAGCCAATACTGTGGACATGTATCGTACATGGATATGCCATTAGGTAAATAATTTTGTTGGAAACAAGTTATGAGAGTGAATACAGAAGCAAGtacactgcagagagaaatgctgtccatggtgctgaaaatgAAGCTATGGAGCACAACAGGTCACTCTTAATATAACTAAAGCACATAAGAAAAatgacagcacagagacaaaactaCATTATTTATCTAACCTCTAGAGGAGAGTCTGGTTCATCCAGGATGCTCTTCTCACTCTGTATCCGCTGCATCGTCCCTGTAGAACTGGGGTCCATTATCAGCACGTTCTGACTACCAGCTCTGCCGAACTTACAGTCACTCTTTCTGGAGTCAGTCGTCCTGCACACCTCGTAGTTGTACACGTGTGGGAGAGTCCCTGTCCCCAAAGTGTCTGAGTAACGTGGTGGATAATATGGAATCACAGGGAGGTTGGAGTGATACAGGATGCGagactgtctccatctgtagattttcactgatataataaccactaaacacgtgatgaagaggaaggaaactacAGCCAAAGCCAGCACTAAGTAAAAAGTCAGGTTGTCATTGTACTCCTTGTCGTGTGTAAAGTCAGTGAACTCCGACAGCACTTCAGGGAAGCTGTCCGCCACCGCCACGTTAACAATGACTGTAGCTGAACGAGAGGGCTGCCCGTTGTCCTCCACTATaacagtcagtctttgtttcacagcatctttATCAGTGACTTGGCGGATAGTT includes:
- the LOC104930405 gene encoding protocadherin beta-16 isoform X42 translates to MRRQVLLFFSVLSLRSVLGQVSYSIPEEMPKGSLVGNMARDFGLDVKRLKSGKARIFTRDSDGYIELNKERGVLLIKDRIDREALCGQTTPCALHFQIILENPMEFYSVTIEITDINDNPPSFEKSDVKFKILESAVSGAKFILDRAVDPDVGSNGLQTYKLEPTDNFVVKLHDQADGTKNVEMVLEKPLDREKNEHLSLVLTAVDGGEPQMSGTMQIVITVLDANDNAPVFTQPVYKASINENAPVGTVVVTVTATDADHGSNGRITYSISSMLDHARGLFEVTEESGEIRLKGNVDYEKARTFQINIRASDDGGLVDSCKVVIDVIDMNDNKPDIHIMSKSNVISEDAKPGTVVTMINIEDADSGENGKILCSINDNIPFVMKSTTNNFYNLMTDSELDRETASQYNMTVTCSDEGVPSLSSSVTLTLQISDVNDNAPVFERSSYEAYIVENNTPGLSIFTVKARDADWNQNARVSYILEDSSLNGVPVSSYVSVSADSGVIHAVRSFDYEQIKDFQFRVRAQDGGSPPLSSNVTVKILIQDRNDNPPQVLYPVQTGGSLVDEMVPRSADVGYLVTKVVAVDVDSGQNAWLSYKLQKATDRALFEVGLQNGEIRTIRQVTDKDAVKQRLTVIVEDNGQPSRSATVIVNVAVADSFPEVLSEFTDFTHDKEYNDNLTFYLVLALAVVSFLFITCLVVIISVKIYRWRQSRILYHSNLPVIPYYPPRYSDTLGTGTLPHVYNYEVCRTTDSRKSDCKFGRAGSQNVLIMDPSSTGTMQRIQSEKSILDEPDSPLEQKPPNNDWRFTQGQRPGPSGPHMPYGTHIRWTPKSGTRATGGPEVAMGTGPWPQPPTEAEQLQALMAAANEVSEATATLGPGTMGLSTRYSPQFTLQHVPDYRQNVYIPGSTATLTSNPQQQQATAQQATQQALPPPQTSAQPEPPKAAQTPASKKKSTKKEKK
- the LOC104930405 gene encoding protocadherin beta-16 isoform X33, producing MRRQVLLFFSVLSLRSVLGQVSYSIPEEMPKGSLVGNMARDFGLDVKRLKSGKARIFTRDSDGYIELNKERGVLLIKDRIDREALCGQTTPCALHFQIILENPMEFYSVTIEITDINDNPPSFEKSDVKFKILESAVSGAKFILDRAVDPDVGSNGLQTYKLEPTDNFVVKLHDQADGTKNVEMVLEKPLDREKNEHLSLVLTAVDGGEPQMSGTMQIVITVLDANDNAPVFTQPVYKASINENAPVGTVVVTVTATDADHGSNGRITYSISSMLDHARGLFEVTEESGEIRLKGNVDYEKARTFQINIRASDDGGLVDSCKVVIDVIDMNDNKPDIHIMSKSNVISEDAKPGTVVTMINIEDADSGENGKILCSINDNIPFVMKSTTNNFYNLMTDSELDRETASQYNMTVTCSDEGVPSLSSSVTLTLQISDVNDNAPVFERSSYEAYIVENNTPGLSIFTVKARDADWNQNARVSYILEDSSLNGVPVSSYVSVSADSGVIHAVRSFDYEQIKDFQFRVRAQDGGSPPLSSNVTVKILIQDRNDNPPQVLYPVQTGGSLVDEMVPRSADVGYLVTKVVAVDVDSGQNAWLSYKLQKATDRALFEVGLQNGEIRTIRQVTDKDAVKQRLTVIVEDNGQPSRSATVIVNVAVADSFPEVLSEFTDFTHDKEYNDNLTFYLVLALAVVSFLFITCLVVIISVKIYRWRQSRILYHSNLPVIPYYPPRYSDTLGTGTLPHVYNYEVCRTTDSRKSDCKFGRAGSQNVLIMDPSSTGTMQRIQSEKSILDEPDSPLEQKPPNNDWRFTQGQRPGPSGATGGPEVAMGTGPWPQPPTEAEQLQALMAAANEVSEATATLGPGTMGLSTRYSPQFTLQHVPDYRQNVYIPGSTATLTSNPQQQQATAQQATQQALPPPQTSAQPEPPKAAQTPASKKKSTKKEKK
- the LOC104930405 gene encoding protocadherin gamma-A11 isoform X11, which codes for MTGVLCCVAGKKSGSWLPLLLCICVADMALGQVRYSIPEEMSTGSVVGNIIQDLGLDVKRLKSGRARIFTEDGSEYIGLNAEKGTLVVAKRIDREELCKQVSPCSLHFQIIVENPMELHRIDVEITDINDNAPFFSKKEYNFQVIESASPGARYSLESARDPDVALNSIQTYKLNPTDNFKLNVVSRPDGTKYIEMVLHTSLDREKQEEHKLTLTAFDGGNPQKSGSVKINIVVLDANDNAPVFSQSVYRVTVPENASRGTVILTVSATDNDKGANEEVVYSFSQHTDSASSLFNMDSQTGEIAVIGVLDYEKAKHYEIDVEAKDKGGLTDTSKVLIEVTDLNDNAPVISVISLSNSIPEDSAPDTVIAMLNIKDLDSGRNGQVKCFISPDLPFKIKSSSTNFYSLMSDDVLDRESIPEYNITITAMDEGSPPHSTNKTINLRLSDVNDHAPIFPQPFLTAFITENNSPGVSLLSVKASDKDSGNNARISYFLEDSQMNGMPTSAYFSVNAESGEILALRSFDYEQKKEFHIRVKAQDGGSPPLSSNVTVKIMIQDQNDNPPQVLYPVQTGGSLVDEMVPRSADVGYLVTKVVAVDVDSGQNAWLSYKLQKATDRALFEVGLQNGEIRTIRQVTDKDAVKQRLTVIVEDNGQPSRSATVIVNVAVADSFPEVLSEFTDFTHDKEYNDNLTFYLVLALAVVSFLFVTCLVVIISVKIYRWRREHLFYKSSGNLPVIPYYPPLYADVGGTGTLKQGFSYEVYGTTDSRKSDIKCSRPFSQSTLSVDHNATRTVPRHKTESENLLTEQKPPNNDWRFTQGQRPGPSGPHMPYGTHIRWTPKSGTRATGGPEVAMGTGPWPQPPTEAEQLQALMAAANEVSEATATLGPGTMGLSTRYSPQFTLQHVPDYRQNVYIPGSTATLTSNPQQQQATAQQATQQALPPPQTSAQPEPPKAAQTPASKKKSTKKEKK
- the LOC104930405 gene encoding protocadherin gamma-A11 isoform X29 encodes the protein MTGVLCCVAGKKSGSWLPLLLCICVADMALGQVRYSIPEEMSTGSVVGNIIQDLGLDVKRLKSGRARIFTEDGSEYIGLNAEKGTLVVAKRIDREELCKQVSPCSLHFQIIVENPMELHRIDVEITDINDNAPFFSKKEYNFQVIESASPGARYSLESARDPDVALNSIQTYKLNPTDNFKLNVVSRPDGTKYIEMVLHTSLDREKQEEHKLTLTAFDGGNPQKSGSVKINIVVLDANDNAPVFSQSVYRVTVPENASRGTVILTVSATDNDKGANEEVVYSFSQHTDSASSLFNMDSQTGEIAVIGVLDYEKAKHYEIDVEAKDKGGLTDTSKVLIEVTDLNDNAPVISVISLSNSIPEDSAPDTVIAMLNIKDLDSGRNGQVKCFISPDLPFKIKSSSTNFYSLMSDDVLDRESIPEYNITITAMDEGSPPHSTNKTINLRLSDVNDHAPIFPQPFLTAFITENNSPGVSLLSVKASDKDSGNNARISYFLEDSQMNGMPTSAYFSVNAESGEILALRSFDYEQKKEFHIRVKAQDGGSPPLSSNVTVKIMIQDQNDNPPQVLYPVQTGGSLVDEMVPRSADVGYLVTKVVAVDVDSGQNAWLSYKLQKATDRALFEVGLQNGEIRTIRQVTDKDAVKQRLTVIVEDNGQPSRSATVIVNVAVADSFPEVLSEFTDFTHDKEYNDNLTFYLVLALAVVSFLFVTCLVVIISVKIYRWRREHLFYKSSGNLPVIPYYPPLYADVGGTGTLKQGFSYEVYGTTDSRKSDIKCSRPFSQSTLSVDHNATRTVPRHKTESENLLTEQKPPNNDWRFTQGQRPGPSGATGGPEVAMGTGPWPQPPTEAEQLQALMAAANEVSEATATLGPGTMGLSTRYSPQFTLQHVPDYRQNVYIPGSTATLTSNPQQQQATAQQATQQALPPPQTSAQPEPPKAAQTPASKKKSTKKEKK